Proteins from one Xenopus tropicalis strain Nigerian chromosome 1, UCB_Xtro_10.0, whole genome shotgun sequence genomic window:
- the LOC100490037 gene encoding CMRF35-like molecule 5 isoform X1 — translation MKVPAIYTAQWALVTVLSTLRGIRCLTGPASPVPVRSRESLTVRCSYQTGFESHKKYWCKGGFWKNCDIVITTSGTEGDTTSGRFTIRDEQTQRTFSVTMTGVTQEDEDTYFCGVERFWTADDMYEIKVTVLPGVCRREAPWTDVLDFPETFQELSVGESIGVSCREQYEKKTLMLQCKEEAGNIHFFPRDLLTSCKEKCRRVGILSPNITLFPDQEYYGPGEEVTVRCPEGSEPNVRVLQCVPEATGNRWNTTRVFCSQTSFTLGPSHVINQTEIHPWDPWDLYMGPTFGLVIPISLKLLGLLSFLCWKGISTLSGKYCKSSKAPTEPHTEPHAISGCKESNVYHQDDKRENKRIFSEREEELYENLHHCIPGK, via the exons ATGAAGGTTCCGGCCATTTACACTGCACAATGGGCCCTTGTTACTGTTCTGTCCACTCTCAGAG GTATCCGATGCCTCACCGGCCCAGCCAGTCCTGTTCCAGTCCGTTCCAGGGAGTCCCTGACAGTCAGGTGTAGTTATCAGACCGGGTTTGAGAGCCATAAAAAGTACTGGTGCAAAGGGGGGTTCTGGAAGAACTGTGATATTGTGATTACAACTTCAGGAACAGAGGGAGATACCACAAGTGGAAGGTTCACCATCAGAGATGAACAGACCCAACGGACCTTCTCTGTGACCATGACAGGGGTGACCCAAGAGGATGAGGACACGTATTTCTGTGGAGTGGAACGTTTCTGGACGGCAGATGATATGTATGAAATTAAAGTGACAGTCCTTCCAG GTGTTTGCAGGAGGGAAGCTCCATGGACAGATGTACTGGACTTTCCAGAAACCTTTCAGGAGCTGAGCGTGGGTGAATCCATTGGTGTTTCCTGCAGGGAACAGTATGAGAAGAAGACATTGATGCTACAGTGCAAGGAGGAGGCTGGGAACATACATTTTTTCCCACGGGATTTACTGACCAGTTGTAAAG AGAAATGCAGGAGGGTGGGAATCCTTTCCCCAAATATAACTCTGTTCCCCGACCAGGAATATTATGGCCCCGGAGAGGAGGTCACAGTCAGGTGCCCAGAAGGGTCTGAGCCCAACGTCAGGGTCCTACAGTGTGTGCCGGAGGCCACGGGAAACAGGTGGAACACGACACGCGTGTTCTGCTCACAAACCA GTTTTACCTTGGGCCCCTCACATGTCATCAACCAGACTGAGATCCACCCGTGGGACCCGTGGGA tttaTATATGGGACCCACATTCGGACTCGTGATCCCCATTTCCCTGAAGCTCCTGGGACTGCTGAGTTTTCTCTGCTGGAAAGGGATTTCTACTCTGAGCGGAAAATATTGCAAATCCAGTAAAG CCCCCACGGAACCCCACACGGAACCCCACGCGATATCAGGATGTAAGGAAAGCAACGTGTATCACCAG GATGATAAAAGGGAAAATAAGAGAATATTctcagagagagaggaagagcTCTATGAAAATCTCCATCACTGTATCCCTGGGAAGTGA
- the LOC100490037 gene encoding CMRF35-like molecule 5 isoform X2 has product MKVPAIYTAQWALVTVLSTLRGIRCLTGPASPVPVRSRESLTVRCSYQTGFESHKKYWCKGGFWKNCDIVITTSGTEGDTTSGRFTIRDEQTQRTFSVTMTGVTQEDEDTYFCGVERFWTADDMYEIKVTVLPGVCRREAPWTDVLDFPETFQELSVGESIGVSCREQYEKKTLMLQCKEEAGNIHFFPRDLLTSCKEKCRRVGILSPNITLFPDQEYYGPGEEVTVRCPEGSEPNVRVLQCVPEATGNRWNTTRVFCSQTSFTLGPSHVINQTEIHPWDPWDLYMGPTFGLVIPISLKLLGLLSFLCWKGISTLSGKYCKSSKAPTEPHTEPHAISGCKESNVYHQDDKWENKRIFSEREEELYENLDHCIPGK; this is encoded by the exons ATGAAGGTTCCGGCCATTTACACTGCACAATGGGCCCTTGTTACTGTTCTGTCCACTCTCAGAG GTATCCGATGCCTCACCGGCCCAGCCAGTCCTGTTCCAGTCCGTTCCAGGGAGTCCCTGACAGTCAGGTGTAGTTATCAGACCGGGTTTGAGAGCCATAAAAAGTACTGGTGCAAAGGGGGGTTCTGGAAGAACTGTGATATTGTGATTACAACTTCAGGAACAGAGGGAGATACCACAAGTGGAAGGTTCACCATCAGAGATGAACAGACCCAACGGACCTTCTCTGTGACCATGACAGGGGTGACCCAAGAGGATGAGGACACGTATTTCTGTGGAGTGGAACGTTTCTGGACGGCAGATGATATGTATGAAATTAAAGTGACAGTCCTTCCAG GTGTTTGCAGGAGGGAAGCTCCATGGACAGATGTACTGGACTTTCCAGAAACCTTTCAGGAGCTGAGCGTGGGTGAATCCATTGGTGTTTCCTGCAGGGAACAGTATGAGAAGAAGACATTGATGCTACAGTGCAAGGAGGAGGCTGGGAACATACATTTTTTCCCACGGGATTTACTGACCAGTTGTAAAG AGAAATGCAGGAGGGTGGGAATCCTTTCCCCAAATATAACTCTGTTCCCCGACCAGGAATATTATGGCCCCGGAGAGGAGGTCACAGTCAGGTGCCCAGAAGGGTCTGAGCCCAACGTCAGGGTCCTACAGTGTGTGCCGGAGGCCACGGGAAACAGGTGGAACACGACACGCGTGTTCTGCTCACAAACCA GTTTTACCTTGGGCCCCTCACATGTCATCAACCAGACTGAGATCCACCCGTGGGACCCGTGGGA tttaTATATGGGACCCACATTCGGACTCGTGATCCCCATTTCCCTGAAGCTCCTGGGACTGCTGAGTTTTCTCTGCTGGAAAGGGATTTCTACTCTGAGCGGAAAATATTGCAAATCCAGTAAAG CCCCCACGGAACCCCACACGGAACCCCACGCGATATCAGGATGTAAGGAAAGCAACGTGTATCACCAG